One window from the genome of Musa acuminata AAA Group cultivar baxijiao chromosome BXJ1-4, Cavendish_Baxijiao_AAA, whole genome shotgun sequence encodes:
- the LOC103982251 gene encoding uncharacterized protein LOC103982251, giving the protein MGRGGKAGMATLVAGSYEKFIWGFAFKPETLTLKPLFSYPSHIGPIKAVATAGTVAASGGSDDAIKLYDLAAAAEVGTLLDHGGAVTALAFYAPASSPGGLPRNLLSASDDGAVCIYDADPFVHLKTVPTHRKGIADLAVHPTGRAALTVGRDACLALINLVRGRRSFSCRLDREASIVRYGCGDGARFFMVADERITVHDSEDARLIQEMDGQKRVLCVAPSENGVLFTGGEDRSITAWDTTSGKVAYSIEDAHSTRVKGLVIFKNENDAESSEASNFIVSASSDGVVRVWDARMTAKEKPNPLAETNTKSRLTCLAGSFRK; this is encoded by the exons ATGGGGCGAGGAGGGAAAGCAGGCATGGCGACGCTGGTGGCCGGCTCTTACGAGAAGTTTATTTGGGGGTTCGCCTTCAAGccggaaaccctaaccctaaaaccCCTCTTCTCCTACCCCTCCCACATCGGCCCCATCAAGGCCGTCGCGACCGCCGGCACCGTCGCCGCGTCCGGCGGCTCCGACGACGCCATCAAGCTCTACGACCTCGCCGCCGCTGCCGAGGTTGGCACCCTCCTCGACCACGGCGGCGCCGTCACCGCCCTCGCTTTCTACGCCCCGGCCTCCTCCCCCGGCGGCCTCCCCCGCAACCTCCTCTCCGCCTCCGACGACGGCGCCGTTTGCATCTACGACGCCGACCCCTTCGTACACCTTAAGACCGTCCCCACACACCGCAAGGGCATCGCCGATCTTGCCGTCCACCCCACCGGCCGCGCCGCGCTCACGGTCGGCCGCGACGCCTGCCTCGCGCTGATCAATCTTGTCAGGGGCCGGCGGAGCTTCTCGTGCCGGCTCGACCGCGAGGCCTCCATCGTGAGGTATGGGTGCGGAGACGGGGCGAGGTTCTTTATGGTGGCAGACGAGAGGATTACGGTGCATGATTCCGAGGATGCGAGGTTGATTCAGGAGATGGACGGGCAGAAGAGGGTCCTTTGCGTCGCTCCTTCTGAG AATGGAGTTTTGTTTACTGGTGGAGAGGACCGCAGCATCACTGCCTGGGATACAACATCCGGGAAAGTTGCATATAGCATTGAGGATGCACATTCAACACGTGTAAAAGGACTTGTTATTTTCAAGAATGAAAATGATGCAGAAAGTTCTGAAGCTTCCAATTTTATTGTTTCTGCCTCATCTGATGGTGTCGTACGAGTATGGGATGCCCGCATGACTGCCAAAGAGAAACCAAATCCATTGGCTGAGACTAACACAAAATCCAGACTAACTTGTCTGGCTGGATCATTTAGAAAAT GA
- the LOC135671873 gene encoding CBL-interacting protein kinase 23-like isoform X2, with protein sequence MAAVGRTRVGKYELGRTLGEGTFAKVKFAKNLETGENVAIKIFDKDKILRHKMVGQIKREISTMKLVRHPNVVRMYEEDGLLYTTCGTPNYVAPEVVKDKGYDGARSDIWSCGVILFVLMAGYLPFEDSNLMSLYKKIFKADFTCPSWFSTSVKKLIKRILDPKPQTRITIPEIIENEWFKKGYQPPHFETAEVNLDDVDAIFSESGDATNLVIERRDEKPVPMNAFDLISTSQGLNLGTLFEKQMGLVKRETRFTSKLPANEILSKIEEAAKPLGFEARKQNYKLKLQGEKSGRKGHLAIASEVFEVAPSLHVVELRKSKGDTLEFHKFYKSLSTSLKDIMWKSQEETSGSDKS encoded by the exons ATGGCCGCCGTGGGGCGTACGAGGGTGGGGAAGTACGAGCTCGGTCGGACGCTCGGGGAGGGCACCTTCGCCAAGGTGAAGTTCGCGAAGAACCTCGAGACGGGGGAGAACGTGGCCATCAAGATCTTCGACAAAGACAAGATCCTGCGGCATAAGATGGTCGGCCAG ATAAAACGGGAAATCTCAACCATGAAACTGGTTAGACATCCGAATGTGGTACGGATGTATGAG GAGGATGGCTTACTTTACACAACATGTGGTACTCCAAATTATGTTGCCCCTGAG GTGGTCAAAGACAAAGGTTATGATGGGGCCAGGTCAGATATATGGTCATGTGGTGTGATCCTTTTTGTCCTTATGGCAGGTTATTTGCCTTTTGAAGATTCCAATCTAATGTCATTATATAAAAAG ATCTTCAAAGCAGATTTCACTTGTCCGTCTTGGTTCTCTACGAGTGTGAAGAAACTTATCAAGAGAATTTTAGATCCTAAACCCCAAACT CGCATCACGATTCCAGAAATCATTGAGAATGAATGGTTTAAGAAGGGATATCAGCCACCACACTTTGAAACAGCAGAGGTTAATCTTGATGATGTCGATGCGATCTTCAGTGAGTCGGGG GATGCAACAAATCTTGTCATTGAGAGACGAGATGAAAAGCCAGTTCCAATGAATGCTTTTGATCTTATCTCTACTTCGCAGGGGCTCAATCTTGGCACCCTTTTTGAGAAGCAAATG GGCCTAGTCAAGCGGGAAACAAGGTTTACATCGAAACTCCCTGCGAATGAGATTCTTTCTAAAATCGAAGAAGCAGCTAAACCACTGGGTTTCGAAGCAAGAAAACAGAACTACAAG CTAAAACTACAAGGGGAAAAATCTGGAAGGAAAGGGCACTTAGCCATTGCAAGTGAG GTTTTTGAAGTGGCACCCTCACTGCATGTGGTAGAACTTCGCAAATCTAAGGGAGACACACTTGAATTTCACAAG ttttacaaAAGCCTATCGACGTCGCTAAAGGACATCATGTGGAAGTCACAGGAGGAGACCAGCGGATCTGATAAGAGTTAA
- the LOC135671873 gene encoding CBL-interacting protein kinase 23-like isoform X1, with protein sequence MAAVGRTRVGKYELGRTLGEGTFAKVKFAKNLETGENVAIKIFDKDKILRHKMVGQIKREISTMKLVRHPNVVRMYEVMASKTKIYMVLEFITGGELFDRIARNGKLKEDEARKYFQQLIDAVDYCHSRGVFHRDLKPENLLLDSNGVLKISDFGLSALPQQVREDGLLYTTCGTPNYVAPEVVKDKGYDGARSDIWSCGVILFVLMAGYLPFEDSNLMSLYKKIFKADFTCPSWFSTSVKKLIKRILDPKPQTRITIPEIIENEWFKKGYQPPHFETAEVNLDDVDAIFSESGDATNLVIERRDEKPVPMNAFDLISTSQGLNLGTLFEKQMGLVKRETRFTSKLPANEILSKIEEAAKPLGFEARKQNYKLKLQGEKSGRKGHLAIASEVFEVAPSLHVVELRKSKGDTLEFHKFYKSLSTSLKDIMWKSQEETSGSDKS encoded by the exons ATGGCCGCCGTGGGGCGTACGAGGGTGGGGAAGTACGAGCTCGGTCGGACGCTCGGGGAGGGCACCTTCGCCAAGGTGAAGTTCGCGAAGAACCTCGAGACGGGGGAGAACGTGGCCATCAAGATCTTCGACAAAGACAAGATCCTGCGGCATAAGATGGTCGGCCAG ATAAAACGGGAAATCTCAACCATGAAACTGGTTAGACATCCGAATGTGGTACGGATGTATGAG GTCATGGCCAGCAAGACGAAGATATACATGGTTTTGGAATTTATAACTGGGGGTGAACTCTTTGACAGAATT GCTCGTAATGGAAAATTGAAGGAGGATGAAGCTAGAAAGTACTTTCAACAGCTGATTGATGCTGTAGATTACTGTCATAGTAGAGGTGTCTTCCATCGAGATCTGAAG CCCGAGAATCTGTTGTTGGACTCCAATGGTGTTCTTAAGATCTCAGATTTCGGGCTCAGTGCATTACCTCAACAAGTTCGT GAGGATGGCTTACTTTACACAACATGTGGTACTCCAAATTATGTTGCCCCTGAG GTGGTCAAAGACAAAGGTTATGATGGGGCCAGGTCAGATATATGGTCATGTGGTGTGATCCTTTTTGTCCTTATGGCAGGTTATTTGCCTTTTGAAGATTCCAATCTAATGTCATTATATAAAAAG ATCTTCAAAGCAGATTTCACTTGTCCGTCTTGGTTCTCTACGAGTGTGAAGAAACTTATCAAGAGAATTTTAGATCCTAAACCCCAAACT CGCATCACGATTCCAGAAATCATTGAGAATGAATGGTTTAAGAAGGGATATCAGCCACCACACTTTGAAACAGCAGAGGTTAATCTTGATGATGTCGATGCGATCTTCAGTGAGTCGGGG GATGCAACAAATCTTGTCATTGAGAGACGAGATGAAAAGCCAGTTCCAATGAATGCTTTTGATCTTATCTCTACTTCGCAGGGGCTCAATCTTGGCACCCTTTTTGAGAAGCAAATG GGCCTAGTCAAGCGGGAAACAAGGTTTACATCGAAACTCCCTGCGAATGAGATTCTTTCTAAAATCGAAGAAGCAGCTAAACCACTGGGTTTCGAAGCAAGAAAACAGAACTACAAG CTAAAACTACAAGGGGAAAAATCTGGAAGGAAAGGGCACTTAGCCATTGCAAGTGAG GTTTTTGAAGTGGCACCCTCACTGCATGTGGTAGAACTTCGCAAATCTAAGGGAGACACACTTGAATTTCACAAG ttttacaaAAGCCTATCGACGTCGCTAAAGGACATCATGTGGAAGTCACAGGAGGAGACCAGCGGATCTGATAAGAGTTAA
- the LOC103982249 gene encoding mediator of RNA polymerase II transcription subunit 19a isoform X1 — translation MDPEGKKFGRGPRELTGAVDLINHYKLLTHHDFFCKRNLPLSILDTHYLHNVVGETEIRKGEGMELDQLFHNAPYLRESTAHIQPFDLELLGQAFLLRDTAPIDLPSAAKGTPTISSKSKGDSKDKDRKHKKHKDKDKNKDKDKEHKKHKHRRKDRSKDKDKDKEKKKDKGGHHDSGGDHLKHHEKRQHEGNEDSTGTHKHKKSKHKNSEVIAVGGKMLPADKGR, via the exons ATGGATCCTGAAGGGAAGAAGTTTGGAAGAG GTCCTAGGGAGCTTACTGGTGCTGTTGATTTAATAAACCACTACAAGCTGTTGACACATCATGACTTTTTTTGCAAAAGAAATTTGCCCTTGTCAATCTTGGATACACATTATCTTCACAATGTTGTTGGAGAGACGGAAATACGGAAAGGAGAAGGGATGGAGCTGGATCAACTCTTTCACAATGCTCCATACTTGAGAGAATCGACAGCACACATACAACCATTTGATTTGGAGCTCCTAGGGCAAGCTTTTCTGCTGCGAGATACAGCACCTATTGATTTGCCTTCT GCGGCAAAAGGAACACCTACAATTTCTTCAAAATCAAAAGGAGATTCGAAAGACAAGGATAGGAAGCACAAGAAGCACAAAGACAAAGATAAGAACAAGGACAAGGACAAGGAGCATAAGAAGCACAAACATCGTCGCAAAGATCGAAGCAAGGATAAAgacaaagataaagaaaaaaagaaggataaaGGTGGACATCACGATTCAGGAGGTGACCACCTGAAACATCACGAG AAACGGCAGCATGAGGGAAACGAAGATTCCACAGGCACTCACAAGCACAAGAAAAGTAAG CATAAGAACTCTGAGGTCATAGCAGTGGGTGGAAAAATGTTGCCAGCTGATAAAGGCCGATAA
- the LOC103982249 gene encoding mediator of RNA polymerase II transcription subunit 19a isoform X3 translates to MDPEGKKFGRGPRELTGAVDLINHYKLLTHHDFFCKRNLPLSILDTHYLHNVVGETEIRKGEGMELDQLFHNAPYLRESTAHIQPFDLELLGRQKEHLQFLQNQKEIRKTRIGSTRSTKTKIRTRTRTRSIRSTNIVAKIEARIKTKIKKKRRIKVDITIQEKRQHEGNEDSTGTHKHKKSKHKNSEVIAVGGKMLPADKGR, encoded by the exons ATGGATCCTGAAGGGAAGAAGTTTGGAAGAG GTCCTAGGGAGCTTACTGGTGCTGTTGATTTAATAAACCACTACAAGCTGTTGACACATCATGACTTTTTTTGCAAAAGAAATTTGCCCTTGTCAATCTTGGATACACATTATCTTCACAATGTTGTTGGAGAGACGGAAATACGGAAAGGAGAAGGGATGGAGCTGGATCAACTCTTTCACAATGCTCCATACTTGAGAGAATCGACAGCACACATACAACCATTTGATTTGGAGCTCCTAGG GCGGCAAAAGGAACACCTACAATTTCTTCAAAATCAAAAGGAGATTCGAAAGACAAGGATAGGAAGCACAAGAAGCACAAAGACAAAGATAAGAACAAGGACAAGGACAAGGAGCATAAGAAGCACAAACATCGTCGCAAAGATCGAAGCAAGGATAAAgacaaagataaagaaaaaaagaaggataaaGGTGGACATCACGATTCAGGAG AAACGGCAGCATGAGGGAAACGAAGATTCCACAGGCACTCACAAGCACAAGAAAAGTAAG CATAAGAACTCTGAGGTCATAGCAGTGGGTGGAAAAATGTTGCCAGCTGATAAAGGCCGATAA
- the LOC103982249 gene encoding mediator of RNA polymerase II transcription subunit 19a isoform X2, whose product MDPEGKKFGRGPRELTGAVDLINHYKLLTHHDFFCKRNLPLSILDTHYLHNVVGETEIRKGEGMELDQLFHNAPYLRESTAHIQPFDLELLGQAFLLRDTAPIDLPSAAKGTPTISSKSKGDSKDKDRKHKKHKDKDKNKDKDKEHKKHKHRRKDRSKDKDKDKEKKKDKGGHHDSGGDHLKHHEKRQHEGNEDSTGTHKHKKT is encoded by the exons ATGGATCCTGAAGGGAAGAAGTTTGGAAGAG GTCCTAGGGAGCTTACTGGTGCTGTTGATTTAATAAACCACTACAAGCTGTTGACACATCATGACTTTTTTTGCAAAAGAAATTTGCCCTTGTCAATCTTGGATACACATTATCTTCACAATGTTGTTGGAGAGACGGAAATACGGAAAGGAGAAGGGATGGAGCTGGATCAACTCTTTCACAATGCTCCATACTTGAGAGAATCGACAGCACACATACAACCATTTGATTTGGAGCTCCTAGGGCAAGCTTTTCTGCTGCGAGATACAGCACCTATTGATTTGCCTTCT GCGGCAAAAGGAACACCTACAATTTCTTCAAAATCAAAAGGAGATTCGAAAGACAAGGATAGGAAGCACAAGAAGCACAAAGACAAAGATAAGAACAAGGACAAGGACAAGGAGCATAAGAAGCACAAACATCGTCGCAAAGATCGAAGCAAGGATAAAgacaaagataaagaaaaaaagaaggataaaGGTGGACATCACGATTCAGGAGGTGACCACCTGAAACATCACGAG AAACGGCAGCATGAGGGAAACGAAGATTCCACAGGCACTCACAAGCACAAGAAAA CATAA
- the LOC103982249 gene encoding mediator of RNA polymerase II transcription subunit 19a isoform X5, producing MDPEGKKFGRGPRELTGAVDLINHYKLLTHHDFFCKRNLPLSILDTHYLHNVVGETEIRKGEGMELDQLFHNAPYLRESTAHIQPFDLELLGRQKEHLQFLQNQKEIRKTRIGSTRSTKTKIRTRTRTRSIRSTNIVAKIEARIKTKIKKKRRIKVDITIQEKRQHEGNEDSTGTHKHKKT from the exons ATGGATCCTGAAGGGAAGAAGTTTGGAAGAG GTCCTAGGGAGCTTACTGGTGCTGTTGATTTAATAAACCACTACAAGCTGTTGACACATCATGACTTTTTTTGCAAAAGAAATTTGCCCTTGTCAATCTTGGATACACATTATCTTCACAATGTTGTTGGAGAGACGGAAATACGGAAAGGAGAAGGGATGGAGCTGGATCAACTCTTTCACAATGCTCCATACTTGAGAGAATCGACAGCACACATACAACCATTTGATTTGGAGCTCCTAGG GCGGCAAAAGGAACACCTACAATTTCTTCAAAATCAAAAGGAGATTCGAAAGACAAGGATAGGAAGCACAAGAAGCACAAAGACAAAGATAAGAACAAGGACAAGGACAAGGAGCATAAGAAGCACAAACATCGTCGCAAAGATCGAAGCAAGGATAAAgacaaagataaagaaaaaaagaaggataaaGGTGGACATCACGATTCAGGAG AAACGGCAGCATGAGGGAAACGAAGATTCCACAGGCACTCACAAGCACAAGAAAA CATAA
- the LOC103982249 gene encoding mediator of RNA polymerase II transcription subunit 19a isoform X4 yields the protein MDPEGKKFGRGPRELTGAVDLINHYKLLTHHDFFCKRNLPLSILDTHYLHNVVGETEIRKGEGMELDQLFHNAPYLRESTAHIQPFDLELLGQAFLLRDTAPIDLPSAAKGTPTISSKSKGDSKDKDRKHKKHKDKDKNKDKDKEHKKHKHRRKDRSKDKDKDKEKKKDKGGHHDSGETAA from the exons ATGGATCCTGAAGGGAAGAAGTTTGGAAGAG GTCCTAGGGAGCTTACTGGTGCTGTTGATTTAATAAACCACTACAAGCTGTTGACACATCATGACTTTTTTTGCAAAAGAAATTTGCCCTTGTCAATCTTGGATACACATTATCTTCACAATGTTGTTGGAGAGACGGAAATACGGAAAGGAGAAGGGATGGAGCTGGATCAACTCTTTCACAATGCTCCATACTTGAGAGAATCGACAGCACACATACAACCATTTGATTTGGAGCTCCTAGGGCAAGCTTTTCTGCTGCGAGATACAGCACCTATTGATTTGCCTTCT GCGGCAAAAGGAACACCTACAATTTCTTCAAAATCAAAAGGAGATTCGAAAGACAAGGATAGGAAGCACAAGAAGCACAAAGACAAAGATAAGAACAAGGACAAGGACAAGGAGCATAAGAAGCACAAACATCGTCGCAAAGATCGAAGCAAGGATAAAgacaaagataaagaaaaaaagaaggataaaGGTGGACATCACGATTCAGGAG AAACGGCAGCATGA